Proteins encoded within one genomic window of Solidesulfovibrio sp.:
- a CDS encoding HDOD domain-containing protein yields the protein MSLTLAMLVVAAGIGLLVVFRILSRKGRAAPDPAPGGDWSAAPWPDESSARTAPDSGQSPDGRLLAGCLAALLGGEDASGDCGPELFALPARPWPAGLARGLSRLSAGAAGGEALRRLQDPSVSPRQLAESIAADPVLTGHVLKIANSPLFGLRSSVASLHQAIGTMGLSNLRMLLYSEILESAGARAGLAAPLRRELWPHLGATAVLARHIAPAFPDLDAGMLFTAGILHDIGRLALYGPGDTAFCDDPREESARFGVNHAVAGGAACLDFDLPRGLAEAVRLHHAAFYVEMEDLDAAVADIRLALALALADRLAHGLEAGEGGCDEAGAATPVLASYRFLLRGPILADCLRNPRLHTELAQARGLLRLG from the coding sequence ATGTCCCTGACCCTGGCCATGCTCGTTGTGGCCGCGGGGATCGGTCTTCTAGTCGTATTCCGTATCCTTTCGCGCAAGGGGCGCGCCGCGCCCGACCCGGCGCCCGGGGGCGACTGGTCCGCCGCCCCCTGGCCGGATGAATCCTCCGCCCGGACTGCGCCCGACAGCGGGCAAAGCCCCGACGGACGGCTGCTGGCCGGCTGTTTGGCCGCGCTTTTGGGCGGCGAGGACGCTTCCGGCGATTGCGGCCCGGAGCTGTTCGCCTTGCCGGCCCGCCCCTGGCCGGCGGGCCTGGCCCGGGGGCTGTCCCGCCTGTCCGCCGGGGCGGCCGGCGGCGAGGCGCTGCGCCGGCTGCAGGACCCGTCCGTCAGCCCCCGGCAACTGGCCGAAAGTATCGCCGCCGATCCGGTGCTGACCGGCCACGTGCTCAAGATCGCCAACAGCCCGCTGTTCGGCCTGCGCTCCTCGGTTGCGAGCCTGCACCAGGCCATCGGCACCATGGGGCTGAGCAACCTGCGCATGCTTCTTTACAGCGAAATCCTGGAGAGCGCCGGGGCCAGGGCCGGGCTGGCCGCGCCGCTTCGCCGGGAACTGTGGCCCCATCTGGGGGCCACGGCCGTGCTGGCCCGCCACATCGCCCCGGCCTTCCCGGACCTCGACGCCGGGATGCTGTTTACGGCCGGCATCCTGCACGACATCGGCCGGCTGGCCCTCTACGGCCCGGGGGACACGGCCTTTTGCGACGATCCCCGGGAGGAATCGGCGCGTTTTGGCGTCAACCACGCCGTGGCCGGCGGCGCCGCCTGCCTGGATTTCGACCTGCCGCGAGGGCTGGCCGAGGCCGTGCGCCTGCACCATGCCGCGTTCTATGTGGAGATGGAGGATCTGGACGCGGCCGTGGCCGACATCCGGCTGGCCCTGGCCCTGGCCCTGGCCGACCGGCTGGCCCATGGCCTGGAGGCGGGGGAGGGGGGCTGCGACGAGGCCGGGGCGGCGACGCCCGTGCTGGCCTCCTACCGGTTCCTGCTGCGCGGGCCGATTTTGGCCGACTGCCTGCGAAACCCTCGGCTGCACACGGAACTGGCCCAGGCGCGGGGCCTGCTGCGCCTGGGCTGA